One Saccharomyces kudriavzevii IFO 1802 strain IFO1802 genome assembly, chromosome: 4 genomic region harbors:
- the ARP2 gene encoding actin-related protein 2 (similar to Saccharomyces cerevisiae ARP2 (YDL029W); ancestral locus Anc_3.161), whose protein sequence is MDPHNPIVLDQGTGFVKIGRAGENFPDYTFPSIVGRPILRAEERASVATPLKDIMIGDEASDVRSYLQISYPMENGIIKNWTDMELLWDYAFFEQMKLPSTSNGKILLTEPPMNPLKNREKMCEVMFEKYDFGGVYVAIQAVLALYAQGLSSGVVVDSGDGVTHIVPVYESVVLSHLTRRLDVAGRDVTRHLIDLLSRRGYAFNRTADFETVRQIKEKLCYVSYDLDLDTKLARETTVLVESYELPDGRTIKVGQERFEAPECLFQPGLVDVEQPGVGELLFNTVQSADVDIRSSLYRAIVLSGGSSMYPGLPSRLEKELKQLWFNRVLHNDPSRLDKFKVRIEDPPRRKHMVFIGGAVLASIMADKDHMWLSKQEWQESGPAAMTKFGPR, encoded by the exons ATGGACCCACATAACCCAATTG TCCTTGATCAGGGTACTGGTTTTGTCAAGATTGGACGTGCTGGTGAGAATTTCCCAGATTACACGTTTCCTTCTATTGTTGGTAGGCCGATCTTGAGAGCGGAAGAGCGTGCCAGCGTTGCTACCCCATTAAAGGATATCATGATTGGTGATGAGGCAAGTGATGTTCGTTCCTATCTGCAGATATCTTATCCTATGGAGAATGGTATCATTAAAAACTGGACAGACATGGAACTGCTTTGGGATTACGCATTTTTCGAACAAATGAAACTACCATCCACTTCTAACGGTAAGATTCTACTAACGGAGCCCCCAATGAATCCGCTGAAAAACAGAGAGAAAATGTGCGAGGTcatgtttgaaaaatacgaTTTTGGCGGTGTTTACGTTGCCATTCAAGCCGTCTTGGCATTATATGCGCAAGGTTTGTCTTCAGGAGTTGTCGTTGATTCCGGTGACGGTGTCACTCACATAGTTCCGGTGTACGAATCTGTTGTTTTGAGTCACTTGACAAGAAGATTGGACGTTGCAGGTAGAGATGTTACTAGACATTTGATTGACTTGCTTTCTCGTCGCGGTTATGCATTCAACAGGACCGCAGATTTTGAAACAGTTCGCcaaataaaggaaaaattatGTTACGTTTCGTATGACTTAGACTTGGATACAAAACTGGCTAGGGAAACAACTGTCCTTGTGGAATCGTACGAGCTACCAGATGGTAGGACAATCAAAGTGGGAcaagaaagatttgaagCTCCAGAATGTTTATTCCAGCCCGGTTTGGTCGATGTTGAGCAACCTGGTGTAGGAGAATTATTATTCAACACCGTTCAATCAGCCGATGTTGATATTAGAAGTTCTTTATATAGAGCCATTGTTCTCTCAGGTGGTTCAAGTATGTACCCAGGTCTCCCTTCAAGAttagaaaaggaattaaAACAATTATGGTTTAATAGAGTCTTACACAATGATCCTTCAAGACTTGATAAATTTAAGGTTAGAATCGAGGACCCCCCAAGGAGAAAGCATATGGTTTTCATTGGTGGTGCCGTCTTGGCTAGTATCATGGCTGATAAGGACCATATGTGGTTGTCCAAGCAAGAGTGGCAAGAGAGTGGACCGGCTGCAATGACTAAATTCGGTCCAAGATAG